The Arachis duranensis cultivar V14167 chromosome 9, aradu.V14167.gnm2.J7QH, whole genome shotgun sequence genomic sequence AATTCATCAACGATTGTAAAAAAAAGTAATGGAGCACTGAATTATTCACCACAAAAGAAGCACGTTACTTTTATGggtttttttttggatattaaTTTTGGGCAATCCtctaaataaaacataaaaataaaaataatatttatgttCAAGAGAGTTAATGGGCCAAATAATTAGAAGGCCCAACTTTGATTCCCACTCTATCGTCTAAAGTCTTAAACCCTCGGAAAAACTCCATGTCCCGTTTTCCTGTTTTGTTTAAGCAATTTTCGTGATCTAACACTCCACTCTAAATGTTTACCTGAAGAAGAACCAGAAGAAGATGATGCATCTCAAACGATTTCAGTTTGTTCGCACGCTTTAccgtgcttcttcttcttcttcctcctcctcatacCTGTTAGTAACCAGTTCCTAGCTTAATTGCTTTCTCAAATACATGAATTAAATGAAgcatcttctttttcatttttgtttctaacttttatatgattattttctttttctttctgaaATTGTATTGTGATTTGAACTTTCAGGCTCGGTAGTAGCTGCAGGAGCTATTCCAGTGCTCTATCCNNNNNNNNNNNNNNNNNNNNNNNNNNNNNNNNNNNNNNNNNNNNNNNNNNNNNNNNNNNNNNNNNNNNNNNNNNNNNNNNNNNNNNNNNNNNNNNNNNNNNNNNNTTAATAGTTTAAATGTAGATATTATTCATGCTgcgtattttttttaaagaaaagtatagtTATTAGAGTACATAGATGTATATGTTAAGAGTTGAAAATTGTGCTTCGACCTTCAATTTGTTGATGACTGAAGTGAATTCTTCTTTGATCAGGTTCTGAGCGTAGTTTTAGGAGCTTCTATCCTCATTTGTATAATGGATACAATGAATTTTCCTTGGCTAGTGTTAAGGCTTTGACTCTCAGGTCTACAATGGTAATTAATGTATTCTCCGACATGCTGTCTCATAAAGACAATGgcttttagaaattttttttttcatttttcgttcttttttgttttcttttcatattgGGAGAGTTGACTTCTAACTTTGTTATGTGTTTATTAGGCTGCGGAGTTGTCTCTTTTCATGAACGATAAGAGGCTTTTATCAACTCAAGTAAAAAGCGCTCCCCCTCATGCAAGACCAGTGGTGCGCTCTCATAAATTTTCCCCTCTTCATTTTTGTGATGATTTAATAGTATATACCTGTATCCAGTTTCAATTTCATGTCAGATTGATATACTTATAGGATAATTTTGGCTGTATGGAGGATGGAACTTGTTTCACTCTGTAGTGCTGCTTGTCTGTATTTTAGGTTATAGTGATAGCTATTGAGcaatgttttttaatttatatgttattttccttcttctttgtcaCTTCCTTATGCAATAGTGTATATCCATTTTTTGCACTATCTTTGTCATTTTTTAATCGATATGTTATCTTTTGTTTCAATTTGAGGATGTCTTCTTTTCTacattctcttctcttctaatCAAATTGTATTTTCtacccaaaaaagaaaaaaagaaaaaaaaaagagaaactgATGTTCAAGCCGTAAAGACAGCCACCGATGTTATTATCAGGTTAGGCTGCGTACATTACACCCTTTGGGTGCAGCCCTTCCCCCGACCCTGCATTAACGTAGGATGCTTATGCACCAAGCTGGCCTTGTGTTTTTTATAAGTAGTTTTGAATTATTGTTCTTTCCTAACAAAACATTTATGCAGGGACAACAAATAGCATTAACGAGCCCTGGATTTGTCTATGAACCTTACAAACCTCGTGAAAAAATCCCACTTTGGAAGAGGTTAGATACCCTTCTTTTTTATGATTAGATACCAATGGTTTCAAACCTCTTTGGTTGTGTACTTGATCTCTTCTCTATAATATAATCTAACTAAAATCccactaaaaatatattataggGTTTGTCTATCTTGTGCCCTTAGGGCACTTCTTTGGTTTGcgttttcattttctgttttttggaTTTTGTAAAGGAAAACATGAAAACagtgaaaacaataaaatcctgttttttgtttttacctTCTGTTTTCACTTTTTCCTTCACAAAATCCAGAAAACACTGAAAATGAAAACACAAACCAAATGCACAAGTTTTCAATGCATTTGTTTTatattcattaaataaaaacatttaaaactTTCTACTAATTGTAAGCTTATCATGTGCCTTTAGGGCACATGTTAGCTAAACCATATCTTATAAGTCTCTAGGTAATGCTGTAACTTTTTCAGTTATTTTCTTCCACCAAATTTTAATGCCTTCCACACACGTAATGCATTATTCCTTATATGGAGTCATAATTTTTGTATCATAATGAGTTCTGTAATCCCTGACCCTGATATATTTGATGTTTGTTTTTATCAGATTGTTCACTAGAACTGGTTGGAGAAGAACTAAAGAAGACATGATTCTGGAGGTAATGATGctcatcacttatgtatctgGTTGCATAAATTATTTCCGCTCTTTAGAGCCTATGTAATAGTTTCTGTTTGTCCAAAATTTTCCTTCTCATTCCCTCTCTTCTTTTTCCCTCAATGTCATACTGTTGCTTTCTTTTATGAGGATCCCTTCTCATCTGCCTTActtttctccattttttttctaCTAGTTATTTGTCTTTATAGCAGTATAGAAAACAGAGTGCAAATTAATGTTACACTGGATGTTTTGAAACTTCAACTATGGACAATTGCCTTTCCTTTTAATGGATGCTACCAGTCactctgatttttcttttgtcttttttttttccccttttttttctttttttttttttggtgaagaATTCTACAATGAGGTTGCCAATATCTACAAGGAGGTTTGTAGCTGTCATTCTATATAGCCTTTACCACGTGTTACATTTTCCTACAACTCATTCTTTTGTTTGATCATTTTAGAATACAAGGTGGTCCTTGAGTTTAGTTCATTTGGACAAGCTTCTgctaaaatatactttttaaaatgaTCTTCGCTTAAAGGTCTTGTAAAGAAGTAAAAGTTGTTTATGTTTGGATGCAAAATGATACTTTTCTAATGATTACTTTTACTGAGAGAAATTACGCTAGCATactaaaaaacacaaaaagcacTAGAGCCACTGATGGTCCTTCTGCACTTTCTTCTCTTGATGCCATTGCTTTCTTCTTACCTCGTCATCTCAAATCAACGTGGTATGCATCAATTCAGAGCCAATGTGGAGAACATCCTTGGAATAAGAACTGGAGACCAAactgaaatttttttagaaCTATATGATCAAATTTTCATTAAGATCTTGACAAGTTAAAAGCTATTAGATAAagtaataaatcataaatatttgTTAGAAAGATACATTCTGCAAACCTGAAATCAGGTatgatatttgttttattttctgtttggaACCCAAAACTATGGTTTGGGTAAAAGCTAGAAAACATGCTATTATATCGTAATGATTTTAAATCCTTTTGTATGTAGTTTCTTATTTGTTGTCCATCCGTTTAATGGAACAAATTTCAGCCTGATGAAAACAGATATAAATTGAATTTCATTAGCTTATTCAAGAAATGAAATAGtccaaatttgataaaattggaATGGTACAAAGAAAGGAACTTCATTTATTTTGTTGTGGTACCACACATTTTGAGTACCAGTATTTGTATCATTCAATAGATTAGGAAGAGGGTTTATTGTGTTGCAAGTTGCAACAAAGTTTGTAAGGAAAGGTATTTCAGAGAGAGGTAGTTACTTTGGATAATGTTGTGAAGAAAAAGATTGAAGAttttgcattcaagagctactAAGAAATTATGGTTATAAAAGACTTTGATGCTGGCCCCTCTGTTTGGtatatttttttaccaaatatGACAATTTTCCATCAGTAGTCCTTGGCTGCTCTCTTCTCtaataatatgtattttattatatgATGAATATCATCTTTTCAATTGGCTTACGTGTCTTGTAATAATTGGCCGAATGCTGagtgtttcttctttcttttgcagTTAAACACTCTAATAGCTAATGGTGACAAAAAGACGTTAAGGAAAGTAGTTACGGAGAATATGTTTTCTGTATGCTTCCATTCCtttatgtggttttatcattATACGAATTATGATGAATCTATGTGCATTTTTAGAGGttcaatttttaatatgtatttaatttactTCTCTACAGGCACTAAAGAATGAAATTAAGCAAAGAGAATCTGTGTGGAGCAAGGTATACTGGGAAATGGTTCAGCCTGTTGTGAGCATACGAACATTGCGTGCTCGTTTGGTTAGTATTCTACTCAATTCTGTTTGTATTAAACTTTTGGTCCAGGTGATGTAGTGACTTGAAATGTAGAACAGGTATGAATTTAGAGAGTATTGACTTTGCTGGCATTTTGTGATATCGAAGAGTTGACATTGTTAACTTGACGAAAAAAAGTGAGGAGTCATTGATTAGAGTCTGGTCCAATTTGTGCAAGTTGGATTATTATTTGAATGTGCTGCAAATAGCACAAGAGGTTATTATTTATGGTATTGAACTGTACTATCtgtactctctctctctctctctctctctctctctctctctcaatgaAGTTATTACATGCtgttttttttcattgctttatCATTTACAGATTGGTGTCGATAGAAAAGACCATGATAAAGTATTTATTCAGCTTACTCTAGAGATTATGGCTAAGCAGGTATGCTTTAAAATTTTCCCCACAACAACTAAGCTTAATCCCACTAAATAGACATTAGAAATAATCTTATGGctgtaaaattttaaacatcGACATGGTTTCATGAGCCAGAGAAATTTCAAGACCATATATACAATGAATTAACTTCAGATTACTTGCAGAAGTTTGAGGCATACGACTCAAAAGGTGCTGTTGTAGCTGGTGATAAAAATAAGGAGGTAATGATACTATGATAATAAATTTCTTTACTTCTTTTTTATGCTGCTATTTCGAGAAAATGGTTCAAACAATTAAATCAACATCAAATCTCTCTTAATTGGCTTTTGTCTTTTCTTGGTATGTTTTCCAGGTTCTTGTCTGTGATATATGGGTTTTTGAGAAGTCTCTATTTCACAAAGGATCATATTGGCGTGTTTGTGGACGATTATCTACAAAAGCATCATAGCTATATTCTAGCCATTCCAATGTTGTAACTCATGAGTCCTGCCTGAACTGAATTCTTATATTGATTTCATGAATAAAACTATGTATAGGTGTAAACCTATCCAAATTTTGTTCATTCAACAGAATTCATTTCAAgacttctatttatttatttatcatttttaatttttctatgccccttcttttttcttggtgACAAACCATTAAAATAATATGGATTGAAGGAAACCATTTGGGAAAGGAATTCATTGACATTGAcatgaataaagataaaataaataataaacgtGGAAGAACGGTCAAAATGATTCTACTCCAAACCCCACGATTCATTTGTGACAAATGGATTAACAATTCAGTAATAATTTGGAAAGAtttagggaaaaaaaaaagacagtaTTCTTGTATTAATGCTGATTAGTTGTATCTTTTAAGTGTGCTCTTGCCTCAATTAGAGTACGAAAGGTTCAGACAATCTTAAGCAATGTTTTctcatattaattattattgcttTCCACTTTCAGTTATATTAGTTTCTTTATAAAGGCTGCAAGATTTTTCTATTAACATCCCTTCTAAGGAAAGCAAAGAATGTCTTCCAAATAGTTTCATTATCTACTTCCAAGTTTAAGATTCTTTATTCGTGGGATTGATCAATCTCATTGCACCCTACCTACccatttacatttaatgcaccATGGACCAAAGAGAATGCCATCTTCAACCTCTTGGCATCTGCTATAGGGTCTATAATTTCATCACAAAAACTCTAGCTATGCGGGCGTTGAAGACAGTGACTTTAGGGCGTCTGGCACGTTGCCCT encodes the following:
- the LOC107465460 gene encoding uncharacterized protein LOC107465460 (The sequence of the model RefSeq protein was modified relative to this genomic sequence to represent the inferred CDS: added 4 bases not found in genome assembly); this translates as MMHLKRFQFVRTLYRASSSSSSSSYLLGSSCRSYSSALSNGSERSFRSFYPHLYNGYNEFSLASVKALTLRSTMAAELSLFMNDKRLLSTQVKSAPPHARPVGQQIALTSPGFVYEPYKPREKIPLWKRLFTRTGWRRTKEDMILEVMMLITYVSGCINYFRSLEPMYRKQKFYNEVANIYKELNTLIANGDKKTLRKVVTENMFSALKNEIKQRESVWSKVYWEMVQPVVSIRTLRARLIGVDRKDHDKVFIQLTLEIMAKQKFEAYDSKGAVVAGDKNKEVLVCDIWVFEKSLFHKGSYWRVCGRLSTKAS